In the Geovibrio ferrireducens genome, GGGAATCAGCACATTTTCGTTCACAAAAAACTCGCGCCCGTAAAAGTGTCTGCGGTTAGTGATATATGCAGGCGGGCAGCCTTCCCTGAGCCTGTTCAGAATACCCGCTGCCCGCTCATCCTGCTCAATATTTACAGACATGAGCGATGAAAGCTTTTCATACTCCGCCCCCATGATGAACGCAAGAATATCCAGCGCATCAGATCGCACCGGAATAATAGTCTGAATCTCCTTAAACAGAGCGGCGGCAGTCATCCTGTTCAGCACCTCGTATTTTTTGCTGCGGTTCATGTTTACTATAACAAAACCCTTATGGCAAGCAGTTAGACAAAATAAAGCGAAACCGGTTGACTGTCACCTAAAGATAGACTAATATAGTTAGAATTATAAAACAACGGTAATTATGCATGATAAATAAAGTTCCGGTTCCGGCAAATGAATCTGTTAGGCATAAGGGCAGCGACTCCGACCAGAGCACATCCCCTTACCTTGAATACGCCGGAGAATATCTGCTTACCCCTGAGATAGGATACTACGCGATGGATGTTCCCGCAGGGGATGGTCTGCGTACTGAATTTGCAACATCAAACAGCCCGCTGGGCTTTATATTCTGCCTTGAGGGTTCAGCCTTCTTCAGCGTTTCAAAAAACGGGATGAAACATGAATACACCCTGAAACAGGGAGAGTACAGCATAGCGTATATGCCTAATGTTGACGGAGTTTCCATCATTGACGGAAGGCAGAGATACATGGCGGTTAATATGTTTGTTGTGCCTCTGAGGTTCAGAAGTCTCGTGAGCAGCCGCCCGGCAGCGGAAAACAGCCTTGACAGCATCACAGGCATCCCTAAGGACAGCATATTCCTGCACAAAGGGAGCATAACCAAGGAAATAAGCCTCATCCTGCACGACTTCATAAATAAGAAGACATCTGATCTGCCGTGCAGAATAAATGAAATATCCAAACTGTACGAAGCTGTTACTCTCAGCCTTGAGCAGCTTGACACAAGAATACAGAGCAGACAGAAAAGCGTGCTCCAGCCTGCGGATGTTGAACTTCTGCTGAATGCGGGGCGCATACTGACAGAGAACCTCGCCAGCCCGCCCTCCCTCCTCTATCTCTCAAAGGTATCAGGGTTAAACTCATTCAAACTCAAGAACGGGTTCAAAGAGGTCTTCGGAACCACTGTTTACGGCTTTTTAACAGAAAAGCGCATGGAAAAAGCAAGGGAGATGCTGGACAGCGGCAAATACAGCGTGAGTGATGCTGCATGGGATCTGGGCTACACAAATGTAAGCCACTTCATTGAACTTTTCCGCAGGCATTACGGAATCACGCCGGGCAAATTCCTTTCCGAAAGACGCAGCCTGTTCAGATCAGAACTTGTGTCCAAAGCCAGACACGGATGATTTAGGTTTTCGTGTATTTATAATCCCTCCTTAGGTAGTTAATCCCGCATCACCCGATTTATTATCGTCTAACTTAAATCAATATAATTAAGTTAGAGGAAGATTATCAGGCTACACACCTTTAGACACTGTTTGTTCAGTTGTGTCAGTGCATGTCCTGATAAGATTCATTTTCAGGGAGGTTTATATTTTATGCTCAGCAGAAAACTTTTCGGCACTCTGCTCGCAGCGGCGGTGATACTGCCCGCACATGCGCATGCGGATGACAGCATTTACAAGCTTGATAATGTCACGGTAACAGCGAGAAAAGGCGAGGAATCAGCGAAAGATGTTCCTTTCAGCCTGTCAGTGATTGACGGTAATGAGCTTACAAACAGAGGAGTAAAAAACTTTGAAGATATGCTCAAGCAGACAGTCGGGGTGGAGACCAGCACATACGGAGGGGTGGAAACCAGAATAGTGCGTATGCGCGGCGTGGGCTCTCTCCAGCAGGTCAGCCCTGATGATACATCGGTAATAATCAATATTGACGGTGTGCCGAACAACGCCGGAACAGCCACACTCAGCACTATGGATATTGAACGTGTCGAAATTCTCAAAGGACCTCAGGGAACCCTCATGGGGCGCAACAGCCAATCTGGCGCGATTAATATTATCAGCAAGAAACCCACCAAGGAGTTTGAAGGCTACATAAGAGGCGAATACGGCGATGACAACACCTTCCTCACCGAAGGCGCAGTCAGCGGCTCTCTCACTGAAAAACTCAGTGCAAGGCTTGCAGCCAGATATTCAGGCTATGATAATCAGGTGAAATACTACCAGACGGACGAGCCGGTCAGCAAACCCCGCGATCTGGCAGTCCGAGGAACGCTCCTGTGGGAACCATCATCCAAGACAGAAGTTACCTTCATCGCCGGATATGAAGAGGTCAACAACCGTCCCGAATTCCGTGTACTTATGCCCTATGACGACAAACAGGAGGTTGACATCCCCAAGGACTCTTCCGATGCGGATAAGGATACAAACAGATACACCCTTGAGGTTAAGCACCGCTTTTCAAAGGCTCTTTTCACATCTGTAACAGGGTATGCTGATGCGGAATCAACTGCAAAGCAGTTTCTTTATGACGGCGTACTGTTCAGAAAACAAAGAGGTGTAACAGGTAATGGAAGCAGAACCGTTATCAACGAAAACACCGCTTTTGATCAGGAGTTCCGCCTTTCATCAAAACCGCAGGATAAAGTTTTCTGGGTTACCGGAGTAAACTACTTCTACTCCGACCGCGACCTTATAAATACAGACGCTTGGAGCACGTTCCAGCCAAGTTACACTTTCAACGCAGAGATGGATGTCAATTTCAAAACAAGAAGTCAGGCTGTTTTCGGAGAAATGACTTACCCGGTAACAGAAAGAATTAAGCTTACAGGCGGCCTCAGATATACTTGGGAAAAAAAGGAGTACGAAGCCAACTGGGCGGCTAATCCCTCTAACCCCAGCACAATCCGCACCGCAAATGACAGCGGCGAAATTGATGATAACTTCATGACAGGACGTGCGGCAATCAGCTATGAGCTTACAAAGGAAGTAAATATCTACGGAGTTTACTCCAGAGGGCATAAAACAGCCGGATTCAATGAATGGGCAACAGGCTTCATCACCGGAACAAGAGAAGACCGCTACTACAGTGAAGCAGAAGTTGACAGCTATGAACTGGGCTTCAAATACGAATCCGCAGACCGCAGATTTGGGCTGAACGGAGCTGTGTTTTACAACGACAATAAAGACGA is a window encoding:
- a CDS encoding helix-turn-helix domain-containing protein, which encodes MINKVPVPANESVRHKGSDSDQSTSPYLEYAGEYLLTPEIGYYAMDVPAGDGLRTEFATSNSPLGFIFCLEGSAFFSVSKNGMKHEYTLKQGEYSIAYMPNVDGVSIIDGRQRYMAVNMFVVPLRFRSLVSSRPAAENSLDSITGIPKDSIFLHKGSITKEISLILHDFINKKTSDLPCRINEISKLYEAVTLSLEQLDTRIQSRQKSVLQPADVELLLNAGRILTENLASPPSLLYLSKVSGLNSFKLKNGFKEVFGTTVYGFLTEKRMEKAREMLDSGKYSVSDAAWDLGYTNVSHFIELFRRHYGITPGKFLSERRSLFRSELVSKARHG
- a CDS encoding TonB-dependent receptor — its product is MLSRKLFGTLLAAAVILPAHAHADDSIYKLDNVTVTARKGEESAKDVPFSLSVIDGNELTNRGVKNFEDMLKQTVGVETSTYGGVETRIVRMRGVGSLQQVSPDDTSVIINIDGVPNNAGTATLSTMDIERVEILKGPQGTLMGRNSQSGAINIISKKPTKEFEGYIRGEYGDDNTFLTEGAVSGSLTEKLSARLAARYSGYDNQVKYYQTDEPVSKPRDLAVRGTLLWEPSSKTEVTFIAGYEEVNNRPEFRVLMPYDDKQEVDIPKDSSDADKDTNRYTLEVKHRFSKALFTSVTGYADAESTAKQFLYDGVLFRKQRGVTGNGSRTVINENTAFDQEFRLSSKPQDKVFWVTGVNYFYSDRDLINTDAWSTFQPSYTFNAEMDVNFKTRSQAVFGEMTYPVTERIKLTGGLRYTWEKKEYEANWAANPSNPSTIRTANDSGEIDDNFMTGRAAISYELTKEVNIYGVYSRGHKTAGFNEWATGFITGTREDRYYSEAEVDSYELGFKYESADRRFGLNGAVFYNDNKDDHVLVYNYSINASDVENFDTESKGVELEGYAKLGRFLINAGVGYTDTKIKSIPEGSSSGSEKGNKVPDTPEWSGTLSVSYFHNLPSFLGMKEPVFFSKLTERYVGSRSGDPADNFQFDSYHKLDARVGIMNGGLELYVWGDNLLDERYDLYGWYYGVSAVDGSEVVIGMPSKGRTLGLGAAYYF